One window of the Podospora pseudopauciseta strain CBS 411.78 chromosome 4, whole genome shotgun sequence genome contains the following:
- a CDS encoding hypothetical protein (COG:S; antiSMASH:Cluster_3; EggNog:ENOG503PEV2) has protein sequence MILLITIIPSVLALCGFVHAAPATPGLTLDDVDDFTIVPVYWELPVKPDDPNGATVTVEGTIQQAITKMDTDYPGWNQTFHAGLGDVSYVSASLAALAALKDPTYDCKIKTDMANILAIKWGIHYLRAIPGKAKNGPGPKNCGRVSCSWDSAIYWCNEDSSGVKELYWGQIADLAQGILDNCAGLTKVKGQGTYKDDKWSVVVRFPKGSEGNC, from the exons ATGATCTtactcatcaccatcattccCAGCGTTTTGGCGCTCTGTGGC TTTGTCCACGCCGCTCCCGCAACCCCCGGTCTAACCCTCGACGATGTTGATGATTTCACCATTGTTCCCGTCTACTGGGAACTTCCCGTCAAGCCCGACGACCCCAACGGCGCCACGGTGACTGTCGAGGGCACCATCCAGcaggccatcaccaagatggaCACTGACTACCCCGGCTGGAACCAGACGTTCCATGCCGGACTGGGTGATGTTAGTTACGTTAGCGCTTCGCTGGCTGCGCTGGCTGCCCTCAAAGACCCGACATATGACTGCAAAATCAAGACGGACATGGCCAACATCTTGGCCATCAAGTGGGGCATCCACTATCTGCGTGCCATCCCGGGCAAGGCCAAGAATGGGCCTGGACCCAAGAACTGCGGGCGTGTTAGCTGCTCGTGGGACTCTGCTATATATTGGTGCAATGAG GATTCTTCCGGAGTTAAGGAACTTTATTGGGGCCAGATTGCCGACCTGGCTCAGGGCATTCTCGACAACTGCGCGGGATTGACCAAGGTGAAGGGGCAAGGGACATACAAGGATGACAAGTGGAGTGTGGTTGTTCGTTTTCCCAAGGGCAGCGAGGGCAATTGCTAG